The DNA segment TTATAATAATACATACAAAAACAATACCTATATCCCCACCCACTTACACAGACCATTTCCTCCAACACAAACTTTTCCTCCATAGCATCTGAATCGGCGCATCTCAAACTCAACAGGTACCATTGCAAACTTTGtttcttactaaaatatataaaacctaTCTACTTGGTGTTACCAAACATCACCGCTTTGTGATTAGTTCTGTTTTGCTGTTTATTATCTTGATCAGGGAGAGTAAAAAGATTCAACCTCTAAACCAGGTTTTCTCTCGGAGACTTTCAGTATTAAGGGTTTCTTGTGGAACAATTCTTAGGGTTTGTTAGGGTTCTTGAGAAAACTGATGGGTTCTTATTCTGCTGGGTTCCCTGGATCATTTGACAACTTCGATTTCAATTATGATGACGTCTTCTATTTGGATGATCAAGCTTTACTAGAAATCCCATCTCcctttcctcctcctcctccagctcCTCCTCATCCGGATCCATATTCACATGCTGCTGATGCTGAATCTGATTTCTCTGATTCTGTTCTGAAATACATAAGCCAAGTGCTTATGGAAGAAGACATGGAGGAGAAGCCTTGTATGTTTCACGACGCTTTGTCTCTTCAAGCAGCTGAGAAATCTCTCTATGAAGCTCTCGGCCAGAAGTACCCTGATCATTCTGAGCGGTTGGCTCATAGTCCTGACGGTTCTTCTCCAGGTTATGCCTCAAGCACCACTTCATCTGATTGGAGTTTTGATTGTCTGGAGAACAGTAGACGACCTTCTTGGTTGCACTCACCCATCCCCAACAACTTTGTTTTCAAGTCTACTAGATCCAATCCCAAGCCTTCTGGTGGAAGTAACGTGGCTCTCAAGTCAAGTTTTAATAACGATTTGGTTTCTAATATGTTCAACGACAGCGAATTGGCGTTTCAGTTCAATAGAGGTAAGGAGGAAGCTAGTAAGTTCCTTCCAAAGAGTTCTCAGTTAGTTATAGATGTGGAGAGTTACATCCCACCAAATGATGatcctaaggagcatcactcTGTGCTCCCTTACAGAAGCACCGGTAAGAAAAAACATTGGCGTGAAGATGAACATTTGCTGTCTGAAGAAAGAAGTAAAAAGCAATCAGCTGTTTACGTTGATGAAGCTGAGCTATCTGAAATGTTTGATAAAGTTCTGTTATTCGGCCGGCCTAAGGAGCAACCTCTATGCATTCTTAACGATAACTTCATAAAAGAAACCGCCAAAGATTCATCATCAAGTTATAAAAGCGACGCAACGCAACAGAAGCATGCAGCTAGTGGTAACAGTTACATGAAAGAGACACCTGATCTGAGGACACTTTTGGTCTCATGCGCACAAGCTGTGTCTAGTAATGACCGTAAAATGGCGGAAGATTTGTTGAGACAAGTAAGGCAGCATTCTTCATCTCACGGAGATGGCACAGAGAGGTTAGCTCATTACCTCGCAGACAGCCTCGAAGCACGCTTGGCCGGGACGGGTACGCAGATTTACACCGCCTTGTCTTCCAAGAAAACATCTGCTTCCGACATGCTGAAAGCTTACCAGACGTACATATCCGTCTGCCCGTTCAAGAAAACAGCCATCATATTCGCTAACCACAGCATCATGCACTTGGCTCCTACCGATGCCAAAACCATCCACATCATCGACTTCGGCATCTCTTACGGCTTCCAGTGGCCTCCTCTGATCCACCGCCTCGCTTGGAGACGCGGTGGATCGTGTAAGCTTCGGATAACCGGTATAGAGCTGCCTCAACGCGGGTTTAGACCGGCCGAGGGAGTTAATGAGACGGGTGAACGGTTGGCTAGGTACTGTCAGAGGTACAATGTTCCGTTTGAGTATAATGGTATTGCTCAGAAGTGGGAAACAATCAAACTTGAGGACTTGAAGCTAAGAGAAGGCGAGTTTGTTGCTGTGAACTCTTTGTTCCGGTTTAGGAATCTGTTAGATGAGACGGTGGCGGTCCACAGCCCGAGAGATGCGGTTCTGAAGCTGATCAAGAAGATCAAACCAAACGTCTTCATCCCCGCGGTCCTCAGCGGCTCCTACAACGCGCCTTTCTTTGTGACGAGGTTTAGAGAGGTTATGTTTCATTATTCTTCTCTCTTCGACATGTGCGACACGAGCCTGCCTCGAGGAGATCCGATGAGGGTTATGTTCGAGAAGGAGTTCTACGGGAGGGAGATCATGAACGTGGTGGCGTGCGAGGGGAGTGAGAGAGTGGAGAGGCCTGAGAGTTATAAGCAGTGGCAGGCGAGGGCGATGAGAGCCGGGTTTAGACAGCTTACGCTTGAGAAGGAGCTGGTTCAGAAACTGAAGCTGATGGTGGAGAGTGGATACAGAAGCAAAGAGTTTGATGTTGATCAAGATGGTAACTGGTTGCTTCAAGGCTGGAAAGGCAGGATTGTGTATGCTTCGTGTACTTTGGTTCCTATGTAGACGTTTTTGTCTAACGTCCCAAGAAACTGATTCTCAGTTGGGTTTGTACATGTTTAGTTTAGGTTTATTTCCTTCTTGGGGGGTTTCTATTTCTGTAACATTATCAAGTTAGGGTGATTAGACATAAGATCTATATACGAACTTATGTTATTTGTAAACAGTTTCatgtttaatgaaaaaaaaagagtatttgTACGGAAAATGGCAGAAAATCCCTCCCACTTGGCTAATTTGAAATCCAAAAAACTATCAAGTGTcatggttcttttttttttttaattcaaacatCGACTTTATATTCACTAAAGAAGGGATACAAGATTTTACACCACACAAGTGCTTTAACCTCACTTACAAACAAAGGATTTAGTATTATTTAGGATCACTACTTGGACCCTACACTATCAAATGCAAATCTTTGTTGTAATTTCACCCCAATGAACACAAACTTCTCCTACTACTCAGAAAAGTCGATTCTTAAACCTACTAATTAGACCACACGAGACGAAAGCATTGTTGCTCCATAGATGACAAACACTATCCATAGTGTCGTGGTTCAATGGTTAAAATTTACATTTTGAAAGTTTTTCTTTGTCAGAGTCCACATTTTTAATGACAAAACAATATATACTTTTGTGGTTTATAAGAGACTAGTCTAATTTTTTTCTATCCAGATAcacaaaattaaagaaaagtGTTTATCTACAAAAAGTAATTCTAGAAACAAAAAAGTAATACACAATTTTTATTTGTAACAGAAGTAATACAcaaaattttatacaattttttttttaaaaaatacccttatttagttattatcaaaaacttttacttttgatttttttatcaaattaactaaaaagtaaatttatattataaaactccTTTAATATAATGAAtcaatgattgatttttttatttattaatagtttgATACCAATATGTTTTAAGGttcaatttgtttattttttattaatttccaatattttataattttgttttttttaacacacaatttgttttaaagttagtttttataatttgtaataatatgaCGAAAAGAGtaggaaaataataatttcaagAACCCCACCCCAACCCCAAGTGTATTGAATTGAACTTTCGACAAAAGAATAGGGGCGAAAAGGCATAATATACTACAGACATGGAAAGTCAAGTCAAACGAACCACCACAAAGATTCGAGCCTCCCCCTCTCTCGTCcaggtcttcttcttctttccccTCGAACTATCCCCCACGAACACAACGCATCTGTAATAATAACCCAAAAGACTGCTGCTTTCTTTTTTAACCTCCTACTTCAATCAGCTTTGTTTCACACACTTCATCAAATACATCTGTAAGCAATGACATCGCCTTCCTTTGATTAGTCTATTACAACCTTTGACCCTTCTCTTCCTGTCCTTTCTTAGGTTGTCAAGTCTCCTTTTGtgtggttgttgttgttttctagAAAAAAATGGATCCAAACTTGTCCCTCAACCTCAACGCCTTCGAGTATCTCGACGAGAGTCTCTTTCTCGATTCGTCTCCATCATTCGATTTCGATCGAAACCCTAGCTTCCTCGCCGACCCAACGG comes from the Brassica napus cultivar Da-Ae chromosome A7, Da-Ae, whole genome shotgun sequence genome and includes:
- the LOC106352634 gene encoding scarecrow-like protein 33 isoform X3 yields the protein MGSYSAGFPGSFDNFDFNYDDVFYLDDQALLEIPSPFPPPPPAPPHPDPYSHAADAESDFSDSVLKYISQVLMEEDMEEKPCMFHDALSLQAAEKSLYEALGQKYPDHSERLAHSPDGSSPGYASSTTSSDWSFDCLENSRRPSWLHSPIPNNFVFKSTRSNPKPSGGSNVALKSSFNNDLVSNMFNDSELAFQFNRGKEEASKFLPKSSQLVIDVESYIPPNDDPKEHHSVLPYRSTGKKKHWREDEHLLSEERSKKQSAVYVDEAELSEMFDKVLLFGRPKEQPLCILNDNFIKETAKDSSSSYKSDATQQKHAASGNSYMKETPDLRTLLVSCAQAVSSNDRKMAEDLLRQVRQHSSSHGDGTERLAHYLADSLEARLAGTGTQIYTALSSKKTSASDMLKAYQTYISVCPFKKTAIIFANHSIMHLAPTDAKTIHIIDFGISYGFQWPPLIHRLAWRRGGSCKLRITGIELPQRGFRPAEGVNETGERLARYCQRYNVPFEYNGIAQKWETIKLEDLKLREGEFVAVNSLFRFRNLLDETVAVHSPRDAVLKLIKKIKPNVFIPAVLSGSYNAPFFVTRFREVMFHYSSLFDMCDTSLPRGDPMRVMFEKEFYGREIMNVVACEGSERVERPESYKQWQARAMRAGFRQLTLEKELVQKLKLMVESGYRSKEFDVDQDGNWLLQGWKGRIVYASCTLVPILFLDSSPSFDFDRNPSFLADPTEEPDENDSSTTLLRYVTQILMEESAGDKQSMFYDSLALRKTEEMLQQVITDSKAHSATSGSIGSSSSSWSSSVPVHEIVVRSMFSDAESDLQFRRGLEEARKFLPNSDQWVFNLEKPAVQVIKEERVKKSHQREVLDLEEQVRSSKQSATNVEDVEVTDMFDKVLLLDGQCDPQTLSSQETMSNKKKKKKKKKKSQVIDFRTLLTHCAQAISTGDKTTALDLLLQIRQDSSPMGDASQRLAHCFANALEARLRGSPVIQTYYNAITSLKETASDILKAYRVYLSSSPFVTLMYFFSFRMILDAAKDAEVLHIVDFGILYGFQWPMFIQYMSGRKDVPRKLRITGIELPQRGLRPAERIEETGRRLAEYCKRFNVPFEYKAIASQHWETIRLDEFNIRPGEVLAVNAGLRLKTLQDETGGEETCPRDAVLKLIRKMNPDVFVHAIVNGSFNAPFFISRFKEAVYHYYALFDMFDSTLPRDNQERIRFEREFYGREAMNVIACEEGDRVERPETYRQWQVRMVRAGFKQKPVRDEIVELFREKLKKWRYHKDFVVDENSKWLLQGWKGRTLYASSCWVPA
- the LOC106352634 gene encoding scarecrow-like protein 33 isoform X1 — encoded protein: MGSYSAGFPGSFDNFDFNYDDVFYLDDQALLEIPSPFPPPPPAPPHPDPYSHAADAESDFSDSVLKYISQVLMEEDMEEKPCMFHDALSLQAAEKSLYEALGQKYPDHSERLAHSPDGSSPGYASSTTSSDWSFDCLENSRRPSWLHSPIPNNFVFKSTRSNPKPSGGSNVALKSSFNNDLVSNMFNDSELAFQFNRGKEEASKFLPKSSQLVIDVESYIPPNDDPKEHHSVLPYRSTGKKKHWREDEHLLSEERSKKQSAVYVDEAELSEMFDKVLLFGRPKEQPLCILNDNFIKETAKDSSSSYKSDATQQKHAASGNSYMKETPDLRTLLVSCAQAVSSNDRKMAEDLLRQVRQHSSSHGDGTERLAHYLADSLEARLAGTGTQIYTALSSKKTSASDMLKAYQTYISVCPFKKTAIIFANHSIMHLAPTDAKTIHIIDFGISYGFQWPPLIHRLAWRRGGSCKLRITGIELPQRGFRPAEGVNETGERLARYCQRYNVPFEYNGIAQKWETIKLEDLKLREGEFVAVNSLFRFRNLLDETVAVHSPRDAVLKLIKKIKPNVFIPAVLSGSYNAPFFVTRFREVMFHYSSLFDMCDTSLPRGDPMRVMFEKEFYGREIMNVVACEGSERVERPESYKQWQARAMRAGFRQLTLEKELVQKLKLMVESGYRSKEFDVDQDGNWLLQGWKGRIVYASCTLVPM